TTGCAGATTTATACCTATTCGTTGGTTTAGAAAAAGATTTAGTCTCAGTTATTTCAGAAACACCTAAATTAGTATTATCGATATTGCCACTATATCTTCCTATTCTTTGGATGGCTTACTCTTCAAATAAAAAAGTCAAATTATCAAAAAGACTAATTGAAGAATATACCCACAAGGCTGTTCTAAGTAAGACATTCGAAGGTTTAGCCACTCAAATTGAAGAATTAGGAGATAGTGAAACATCGAATGAATTGAGAGTTAAACTACTTTTCAATCTACTTCACGTTAATTCTGAAAATCCAGGAAAGTTAATTTCGGACTATCAAACAACTGATCATCCGCTAATGGATGCGCTAGAAAAGAGTGTGAAACTTGGTGATGCAATCGAAAAATTGAAAAATATACCCGGATTTACAAAACTTACAGCTAAATTAGAAAGAGAATCACAAGAAATATTAAAAGATGCAAATAATAAAGCCTCTAAGGCCATGGCTGCTGTAACGGACTCTTTAGATAAAGGGGATAATGAAAAAACTGCATAATCACTTTATGGATGCAATCTAAATTTCATCTTTTACTTTCAATAACAAAAAGCCCCAATACCGTTAGGTATCGGGGCTTTCTCAATTTTTTTACAAGAAGTTTAGCTTTAAGCTTTTAGGCTTTAAAACAACATTTGATCTAGCGCAGGATAAATCGTGTTAGAACAAGGCGCTTTACCACGACGTTTAGTTTTTCATAAACGAGTGGTGAAGCAACGCAGTTATCACCGATTTAGACCAGCTAGATTACATCATCCCGCCCACATATCATTTATCTGATTGATTATATTAAATTATTAACATGGGAATTTTATTGATACCCCACTTTATACCCCTACCAACTAAACACTTTCGCTGACAAGTTAAAATTTAATGAGATAGTGGCCTTATTTAAAATTTCATCACTTTTCAAAACAGAGTAGCAATTTAACACATATGACATAAAACTAATCAATGTAGCTCTTAGGTCAACTTTGTCAACAATTGTTAAAAGCATACTAAATTAAACCAAAATTTGTACCTATTCATTGTCTGCTTAGCCACCAAAGCGCCTTGTAAAACTATAAATTTATATCCAACATTAGTTCGACATAATTATTAATCAATTTTAACCAAGGATAGAATTCAAACTATGATCAAGGACTGACTTTAACTCTTCTTCCGATTTACCAGCCTTTGCTTGAACGGCAATGCCATAACTAATTGACAATAGATACGTAGCAAGTTTTTCAGCTGTTTGACCTTTGGGCATATCCGTCTTCGCAATGCCAGACACGAATAAATCCGTCAGTATTTTCTGAGTTTCTGTTCCTGATTTTTCTATATAAACAACCGCATCTTCTGGAAACGCCACACTATCTGATTCATTAAGACTCTTTACAAGCAAACATCCACGAGGCGTTTCATCGCTGGTGAATAGCTCAATAAGCCCATAGAAACAAGCTTGTAACCGCTCCTTTAATGTTGCATTTGATGGCTCTACTAGATGGCTGTAGTTAACTTCTACATATTGTTTTTGATAATGTGCCAATGCATCTTTGAACAATTGCTCTTTATTGACAAACGTTCCGTACAAGCTCGACGTATTAATGCCAAGCTCAGAAGAAAGATTGGCAACAGAAGTACCTGAATATCCATTGGCCCAAAATAACCGCATCGCTTTATCTAAAACGACCTCTTTATCAAACGCTCTTTTTCGTCCTGCTTTCACTCTGTGCCCTTAAAAATAATATTAATCAAATCTATTCTGAAGCAGTCACTTCAAAATGTCAATTCACCCTATTGACATTCTGAAGTGATCG
This region of Shewanella livingstonensis genomic DNA includes:
- a CDS encoding TetR/AcrR family transcriptional regulator codes for the protein MKAGRKRAFDKEVVLDKAMRLFWANGYSGTSVANLSSELGINTSSLYGTFVNKEQLFKDALAHYQKQYVEVNYSHLVEPSNATLKERLQACFYGLIELFTSDETPRGCLLVKSLNESDSVAFPEDAVVYIEKSGTETQKILTDLFVSGIAKTDMPKGQTAEKLATYLLSISYGIAVQAKAGKSEEELKSVLDHSLNSILG